CACAGGAGATACACTGGCTACAAAGACCACACCAATCCTTTACGGTAAAACAGATATTTCTACTCCTTATACTTACAAACGTTATCAGACAGTAAATAAGGGCGATGATGATAAGGTATCTCAGGCATTGGCAAAGATGATGCAGGAGGATTTGACCTTGAAAGCAGTCAACGATGCACAGAACCGTCAGACTTTATTATATGGTATTGGCGAGCAGCATCTGGACATTGTGGTAAGCAAATTAAAAGAACGTTATAAAGTAGACATTGTTTTATCTGAACCGAAGGTTCCGTTTAAAGAAACTATTCGTAAAAAATCAGATGTGGAATACAAATACAAAAAACAGTCCGGCGGACATGGACAGTATGGTCATGTAAAAATGACATTTGAACCATCCGGCGATTTGGAAACTCCTTATGTATTTGAACAGACCGTTGTAGGCGGAGCAGTTCCGAAGAATTACTTCCCGGCAGTAGAAAAGGGTATTCAGGAGTCTGTATTGAAAGGCCCTGTTGCTTCTTATCCGGTAGTGGGTGTGAAAGCTACTTTATATGACGGTTCTTACCATCCGGTAGACTCCTCTGAAATGGCATTTAAAACAGCAGCTATTCAGGCATTTAAGAAAGGCTTTATGGAAGCGTCACCCGTACTGTTAGAGCCGATTGTATCCATGAAAGTAAGCGTACTGGATAAATTTACCGGAGATGTTATGGGCGATTTGAACAAGAGAAGAGGCCGTGTACTGGGAATGAACCCGGATACTGCACGGAAAGGCTATACAGTTGTAGAAGCAGACGTACCGATGCTCTCCATTTACGGATATTCCACAGACCTTCGTTCCATGACAGGAGGAAGCGGTGAATTTTCTTATGAATTTGCCCGCTATGAACAAGCGCCTTCTGACATTCAGGAGAAGGAAATTGCGGCTCGTGCGAAAGCAGAAGAGGAATAATTAAAAAATAGAAAATTGAAAAATAAGAGGTTGTTGCTTTGAATATTCAGAATATGTATTGAAAGCGGCAGCCTCTTCTTTAATTGTGTAGGAAATTACGTTTTACTGTTGTAACCGGATAAAAAGAATGTTACAATACTGAACAAAGCAAAATTGCTTGGAAAGGTTGGTAGAAAGTATGAAAAAAATTGCAGCAGGACTTGGAATACTGCTTCTGGCATTTGTTTATTATTACATTACGTTGCCGGCAATTAACATTCACGAAAGTGGCTTTTGGTTTTTCCTTGGTACGGTAGTTGTTTTACTGCTGGTAATTTATGCTGTTCGCAAGAGGCTTCGCAGTCCACAGGAAATTAAAAGCAGTAAGGTCATGAAAGCAGGGCTGTTTTTGGTTCTTGCAATTATTGTTGTCTATGGTGTGGGAACTTTGTTATCTTCCCCTATTGTCAATGCGAAAAAATATCAGCAGTTGGTAACACCGGAGGAAAGAGATTTTACAGAAGACATTAAAGAAATCAGCTATGACCAAATTCCTCTGTTAGACAAAGAGTCCGCAGAGCTTCTGGGAAACAGAAAAATGGGAAGTATGGTAGATATGGTGTCTCAGTTTGAAGTGAGCAGTCTGTATTCACAGATTAACTATCAGGGACAGCCTTATCGTGTAACACCTCTTGTATACGCCAGTGGAATTAAATGGCTGACAAACCAGAAGGAAGGAATTCCTGCCTATATCCGAATTGATATGGCAACACAGAATACAGAACTGGTAAAACTGGACAAACCGATTAAATATTCAGAGTCAGAATATTTTAACCGCAACATTTATCGTCATCTGCGTTTTAAATATCCGGCTTATATGTTTGACCAGTTAAGCTTTGAAATTGACGATGAAGGGACACCATACTGGATTTGTCCTGTAAAGAAATTTAACATTGGCTTATTCGGAGGGCAGACTATCGGCAGAGTGGTACTTTGCAATGCACAGACAGGTGAAACAAAGGATTATAAAATTGAGGATTGCCCACAGTGGGTAGACCGTGCATATCCGGCAGATTTACTTTTAGAGCTTTATAATTATCACGGAATGTTGAAAAATGGTTTTTTGAACAGTGTTTTGGGACAGAAAGGCTGTTTAAAGACAACAGACGGAAACAACTATCTGGCTTTAGATGATGATGTATGGGTATATACCGGTGTAACATCTGTAAGTGGTGATAAATCGAATGTCGGATTTGTACTGATGAACCAGAGAACTATGGAAACAAGATATTATGTTTGTGATGGTGCTCAGGAACGTTCTGCTATGGATTCTGCAGAAGGTCAGGTACAGAACTTGAAATATCAGGCGGCATTCCCGCTTCTGTTAAATATTTCAGACCAGCCGACATACTTTATGGCATTAAAGGACGGCGCAGGTCTTGTAAAGAAATATGCTATGGTAAATGTGCAGAAATATCAGACCGTTGCCATTGGAGATACCGTTGCAGAATGTGAGAAGAATTATGAAAAACTGCTGGCAGACAATGGTATTGCATCAGGTGTGGGAACAGAAAGTGATATTTCCATGACAGGAACCATTGAAAAAATGGCACAGGCAGTTATTGAAGGAAACTCTCACTTCTATATTACACTGGGCGGTGAAAACGCAGAAGTAAAAGGACTGGAAGCAGGACAGACAGCGCAGAAATTTATTTTTGATATTCCGGTGACAGAATATCCGGAAATTGTGGGATATGATGTAGGTGATAGTTTGACCGTACATTTTATTCCGGAAGAACCGATTTCCACAGTAACGGCTTTAGGTGATAAAAAACCGGAGACAGGGGTTGACAAAAAAGAAACCACTGAGTAAAATATGTATAGTTTCATACAGACAGACGTAGAAGAGGAGTATTAAGAAAAACTGCGTATAAAGAGAGCTGCCGTCTGGTGCAAGGCAGATGCGTAAGCTTCCCAACTCGCCTCGGAGTTCCCAAATTGAACAGTATTTTGCTTTAAGTAGATTTGGGCGGGATTTCCCGTTACAGAAAAATGAGTGCACAGATAAGCATCTGTGAATTAGAGTGGTACCGCGGAATTTAAGCCCTTTCGTCTCTGAATTAGGAGATGAGAGGGCTTCTTTATTTTTACAATACAGGAGGAAAAGAAAATGGCAGTACCTTATAATCATAAGGCGATTGAGCAGAAATGGCGTAAAAACTGGGAAGAAAACCCGGTAAATGTTGATGATGGCAAAAAACCAAAATATTATTGTCTGGATATGTTTCCATATCCTTCAGGAAACGGTCTTCACGTAGGACATTGGAGAGGCTATGTAATCTCTGACGTATGGAGTCGTTTTAAAATGATGCAGGGATATTATTTAATTCATCCAATGGGCTGGGATGCTTTTGGACTTCCTGCAGAAAACTATGCAATTAAAATGGGTGTGCATCCTTCCAAATCCACAGCAGAAAATGTAGAAAACTTCAAAAGACAGTTAAATGATATTTCTGCTATTTATGATTGGGACAGAGAAGTAAATACCACAGATCCGGAATTCTATAAATGGACACAGTGGATCTTTGTAAAAATGTTCAAAGAAGGTCTGGCTTATGAGAAAGAATTCCCAATTAACTGGTGTCCTTCCTGTAAAACAGGACTTGCAAACGAGGAAGTTGTAAACGGTAAATGTGAACGCTGCGGCGCAGAAGTAACAAAGAAAAATCTGCGTCAGTGGATGCTGAGAATTACAAAATATGCAGACCGTTTATTAAATGATTTGGATAAACTGGATTGGCCGGAAAAAGTTAAAAAGATGCAGGCAGAATGGATTGGAAAATCCTATGGTGCAGAAGTTCAGTTCCCGGTAGAAGGAAAAGACGAGAAAATCACCGTTTATACTACAAGACCGGATACACTTCACGGCGCAACCTTTATGGTATTAGCTCCGGAGCATGCAATGGCAAAAGAATTGGCTACTGATGAAACAAGAGAAGCCGTAGAAAAATATATTTACGACGCTTCTATGAAATCTAACGTAGACCGTCTTCAGGACAAAGAAAAAACAGGTGTGTTTACAGGAAGCTATGCAATTAACCCATTAAATGGCAAGAAAACTCCAATCTGGTTATCTGATTATGTATTGGCTGACTATGGTACAGGCGCAATTATGTGCGTACCTGCTCATGATGACCGTGACTTTGAATTTGCAAAGAAATTCAATATTCCGATTGTTCAGGTTATTGCAAAAGACGGAAAAGAAATCGAAAACATGACAGAAGCTTATACAGAAGCTTCCGGAACCATGATTAACTCCGGTGAATGGAATGGCATGGAGTCTGCGGTTCTGAAAAAAGAAGCTCCTGAAATGATTGAAAAAATGGGTATCGGACGTAAAACCGTAAACTTCAAATTACGTGACTGGGTATTCTCCCGTCAGCGTTACTGGGGTGAACCAATTCCGATTATTCACTGCCCGAATTGCGGTAATGTGCCTGTTCCGGAAGACCAGCTTCCATTGACATTGCCTGATGTAGAGTCTTATGAGCCAACAGGTACAGGAGAGTCCCCATTAGCAGGCATTGAAGAATGGGTAAACACTACTTGTCCATGCTGTGGAGCGCCAGCTAAGAGAGAAACAAATACTATGCCTCAGTGGGCTGGTTCTTCCTGGTATTTCCTGCGTTATGTAGATAATAAAAATACAGAAGAATTAGTTTCTAAGGAAAAAGCGCAGAAATATCTTCCGGTAGATATGTATATCGGTGGTGTAGAACATGCGGTACTGCATCTTCTGTATTCTCGTTTCTACACAAAATTCTTGTACGATATTGGTGTGGTTGATTTTGATGAACCATTCCAGAAACTGTTTAATCAGGGTATGATTACAGGTAAAAATGGTATCAAGATGAGTAAATCAAAAGGAAATGTTGTTTCTCCTGATGATTTGGTAAGAGACTACGGATGTGATGCGTTAAGACTTTACGAATTATTCGTAGGTCCG
The DNA window shown above is from Blautia hansenii DSM 20583 and carries:
- the leuS gene encoding leucine--tRNA ligase → MAVPYNHKAIEQKWRKNWEENPVNVDDGKKPKYYCLDMFPYPSGNGLHVGHWRGYVISDVWSRFKMMQGYYLIHPMGWDAFGLPAENYAIKMGVHPSKSTAENVENFKRQLNDISAIYDWDREVNTTDPEFYKWTQWIFVKMFKEGLAYEKEFPINWCPSCKTGLANEEVVNGKCERCGAEVTKKNLRQWMLRITKYADRLLNDLDKLDWPEKVKKMQAEWIGKSYGAEVQFPVEGKDEKITVYTTRPDTLHGATFMVLAPEHAMAKELATDETREAVEKYIYDASMKSNVDRLQDKEKTGVFTGSYAINPLNGKKTPIWLSDYVLADYGTGAIMCVPAHDDRDFEFAKKFNIPIVQVIAKDGKEIENMTEAYTEASGTMINSGEWNGMESAVLKKEAPEMIEKMGIGRKTVNFKLRDWVFSRQRYWGEPIPIIHCPNCGNVPVPEDQLPLTLPDVESYEPTGTGESPLAGIEEWVNTTCPCCGAPAKRETNTMPQWAGSSWYFLRYVDNKNTEELVSKEKAQKYLPVDMYIGGVEHAVLHLLYSRFYTKFLYDIGVVDFDEPFQKLFNQGMITGKNGIKMSKSKGNVVSPDDLVRDYGCDALRLYELFVGPPELDAEWDDRGIDGVYRFINRFWKLAMDSKEANVAETKEMVKMRHKLVYDITQRLESFSLNTVISGFMEYNNKLIDMAKKEGGIDKATIEAFVQLLAPFAPHVSEELWQEYGHTDSVFHTQWPTADEDAMKDDEIEVPVQINGKTKTVISISAEATKEEAIEAGKAAIADKLTGNIVKEIYVPKKIINIVMK